The nucleotide sequence CCGTGTCGCGGCTTCCGCGAACGCGGCGGCCACCGAGGCGGGTTCGGTGTCCGCGGTGATCTCCGGGACATGAACGACGTATCCGTCCGCGGCGAGCCGTCGGCCGAATCGGGCGTATACGCCCGCCGTTTCGCCGCGTCCGGGCACGAAGACGAGGGTGCCGCGCACGGCGGCGTCCTCCGCGGGGGTCCAGACCGTGCCGGGCCGGACGGTCTCGGAGGCCGAGGCGGCGGCGCTCACCGGCTGCTTCCCAGCGCAACCGGGGTGGCGGGCGCGGCAGCGGCGTCCGCGGGGCCGACCGGTTCCTCCGAGGACGGGCCGGTCGCCGCGCGGTCGCGGCGGGCGACCTCCTGGCGGACCAGCGGCAGCAGGTCCCGGCCGTAGTCGACCACGTCCGGAAGCGGGTCGTAGCCGCGGATCAGCAGAGTGGTGACGCCGATGTCGACGTAGTCGAGCAGTGCCTGCGCCACGGTTTCCGGGGAGCCGACGAGCGCGGTCGAGTTCCCGGCCGCGCCGGTCGCGGCGGCGGGTGCGGTCCACAGCGCGCGGTCGTGCCGGTCGGCTTTCGCCGCGGCGGCCAGCAGGCGTTGCGAACCGACGTTCTGCGGGCGGGCGTTCGGGCCGACGGGGAGGAGGGGCCGCTTGCCGACGGCCGATCCGGCGCTGTGGCCGCGCTCCTGGATGGTCCGCAGGATGGCGTGTGCGCGTTCCCACGCCTCCTCGTCGGTGCGGCCGAGGATGGGCCGGAAGGAGACGCTGATGCGCGGAGGCCGGGCGCGGCCCGCTGCGGCTGCGGCGGCTCGTACCGAGGCGATCTGCTCGGCGGTCTCCGCGAGGGGTTCGCCCCACAGGGCGAAGACGTCGGCGTGCTTGGCGCCGACGCGGTAGGCGGCTTCGGACGAGCCGCCGAAGTAGACCGGGATGCGCGGCTGTTGCACGGGGCGTACGTCGCTGTGGAAGTCGGCGAGCCGGTAGTGCGGACCGTCGTGGTCGAAGGGCTCGTCGCTGGTCCACGCCTTGGTGAGCACGTCGAGGTAGTCGTCGGTACGGGCGTAGCGCTCGTCCTTGGGCAGGTAGTCCCCGTCCCGCCGCTGTTCGGCGTCGTGGCCGCCGGTGATGATGTGCACGGCGAGCCGGCCGCCGGAGAACTGGTCGAGGGTGGCGAATGTCCGCGCGGCGAGCGTGGGGGCGACGAAGCCGGGCCGGTGGGCGAGCAGCAGTCCGAGCTTTTCGGTGTGCGCGGCGACGTGGGCGGCGACCTGTCCGCCTTCGGGTGCGCTGGAGCCGTAGCCGATCAGGATGCGGTCGAACCCGGCGTCTTCGTGGGCGCGGGCGAAGCGGCGGGTGTAGTCGGGGTCGACGACGGGCCCGGCGGGTGGCCGGGTCTCGGAAACCTCGGTGGTGCCGATCATGCCGATGAATTCGACGGGCATGGTGTCACTGGCCTTTCGTGGGCTGAGTCGGGCGGGCTGGGGTCCGGGGAGCCGGAGTCGAGCGGGCGGGGCGGCGCAGCGCGGCCTGCCCGGTCGCGAGGAGGACGGTGTCGTCCTGCGGGGTGTGGATGCGGCTGCAGAGCACGTCGCGCAGGTGGCGTTGCAGCGGGTTGGCACGGCTGAGGGCGTTGTTGCCGAGCAGCGCGACGGCTTGTTCGACGGCGCCGATCGCGGCGCGGGTGCCGATCACTTTGGCGCCCGCGGACTGTTCGGCGGCTCCGGGTTCGGCGGCGTCGACTCCTTCGGCCAGTGCGGCGACGAGGCGTTCGGCGGCGCCGAGCGCGACGTCGATCTCGCCGACGGCGGTCTGGAACCTCGGGAGTGTCGCGAGCGGCGCGCCCAGGGCGGTGGGGACGCGTTCGTGCAGGAATCCGGTGAGCCACTCCTGTGCGGCGCGGGCGACGCCGAGGTACAGGGCGGTGAGTCCGAGGCAGTTCCAGGCGCCGGTGACGACGTCGCGTCCGGGGTCGTCGCCGGGTGCGAGGAGCCCGGTGTTGTGGTCGAGCGGCACGCGGACGGCGTCGAAGACCACGTCGTCGCTGCGGCTGGCGCGCAGGCCCAGGTGGTCCCAGGTCGGGCGTACGTCGATGCCGGGACTGTCCGTGCGTACGAGGAACGTCCCCACGCGGGTGGGGTCTTCGTCGGTGCGGGCCCAGACCAGCATCCAGCGCAGCGCGGCCGCGCCGGTGGAGAAGATCTTGTGCCCGGTCAGCTCCCAGTGGTCGGTGCGGTGGCGCGCGGTGGTCGCGGGGAGGCCGCCGCGGGCGGGGCTGCCCAGTTCGGGTTCGACCCGGAGGGCGTTCAGCAGCGTGGGGCGGTCGGCGGAATCCGCGACCAGTTCGGCGTACAGCGCGGGCGGCCAGTGGGGTTTGCGGGCCTGCGCCGCGTGGGTGAACAGGGTCATGGCCGTGATGAGGGCGACCGCGGGGTCTCCCGCGCCCAGCGTGCGCAGGATGCGCACGGTGTCGGCCAGGCCGCCGCCGGGGCCGCCGAACGCGGTGCCGACGGTGGCGGTGAGGAGGCCGGCCCGGTACACGTGCCGGATGCCGTCGTGGGGCAGCGACGCGTCCTGGTCATGCTGTGCCGCGCGTTGGGCGAGCGCGGCGGTGACGCTGCCCAGCTCCGTCCAGCTCGGTGGTGCGAGATCCGCGGGCCCGGTCGGGTCGGGAGCCGCGACCGGTGTGGCGGCGTCTGACGGCGGATCGAGCCCGGGGCCGTGGCGGGGGCGCGGGGCCGCGTCCCGGTCGGCGGCGTGGTGCGGGGGTGTGGAGGGGGGTGAGGTCATCGGTCGGTCTCCGTGTCCTCGGCGGCGGATATGACGAACGGGGGCGGTGTGCGGACGATCACGGTGTCCGGGCGGCCGATCGCCCGGCGCAGCCTTCCGAGGTCCTGGTGGTGGTGGAAGCGATTGCCTCCGGCCCAGTGGGCGAGCCGGACGATCCGCCGAACGGCGCCTGGTTGCCGTGTTCGCGGCGGAGCCGGGCGAGTTCGGCGGCGGCCAGGTCGAGCGTGTGGTCCCACTCGACCTCGACGAACGGCTCGGTGCCGCGTGCGGTGGTGGGTCCGCGGCCGTTGTCGAGCCGGCCGCGGCGGACCGCGGGCCGCCGGACCCGGGGGTGGTCGAGCGCCCCGGCGACCCCGCCCTGGAGCGGGGACGGTGCGGGGTCGTCCGGGTGCGGCAGTACGTCGATGCCGCCGCGCTCGGTGCGCCGGACGCGGAACGCGCCCCAGTGCGAGGTCGTGGGTGCGGTGGTGCTCATGCGGGCGCCTCGCCGCGGGAGCGGGAGGCGGGGCGCCCGCGCGTGGGCGCCCCGCTCACCGGTTCGCCGGGTCATGCGCCCGCGACTCCGGCCAGGGCGCCGCGGTCGGTCTGCTCGCGGACCAGGGTGACCAATCGGCCGTAGTCCCGGGCGTCGGCCAGCGCGTCGAATCCTCGGATCAGCAGGGTGCCGACACCCAGCGCGGTGTAGTCCAGGAGGGATTCGGCGACCTGTTCGTAGGACCCGACCAGCGCGGTGGAGTTCCCGGCCGCGCCGGTGGCCTTGGCGACCGCGGTCCACAGGCGCTTGTCGTGCACGTCGCCTTGCGCGGCGTAGCCGAGCAGGCGGCGCGACCCCTCCTGTGCCGAGGAGTCGAGGTTGAATTCGCGGCGCAGCTCTCCGACGCGCTCGCGGGTGAGCCGCAGGATGTCGGCGGCCCGTTCCCACGCGGCGGCTTCGGTCTCGGCGGGGATCGGGCGCAGGCTCACACTGAATCCCGGGGAGCGTCCGTACGGTTCGGCGGCGGCCCTGACCTGCCGGATGCGCTCGGCGATGCCGGCGAGCGGCTCGCCCCAGAAGGCGTACACGTCGGCGTGCCGGCCGCCGACGCGGACCGCGTCGTCGGACGCGCCGCCGAAGTAGACCGGGATGGGTTTCTCGGGCCGGACGCCGGAGAGGGCTCCCCTGACGGTGTAGAACTCGCCGGTGTGGTCGAAGGGTTCGGCAGACTCCCAGGTCTTGCGGACGACCTGGAGGAAGTCGTCGGTACGGCGGTAGCGGGTCTGCTTGTCGCTCAGGTCGCCGTCGCGGGCCTGGTCGGCGTCGTCGCCGCCGGTGATCACGTGCAGGGCGACGCGGCCGGGGTGGAACGCGTCCAGCGTGGCGAACTTGCGCGCGGCCAGCGTAGGTGAGACGAAGCCGGGCCGGTGCGCGAGCAGGACGCCCAGACGTGTGGTGTGGGTGAGGATCTGGTCGGCGACGACGAAGCCGTCGGGGCTGGCCGAGGAGTGCGCGACGAGGACCCGGTCGAAGCCGGACTCCTCGTGTGCGAGGGCGATTGCGCGCAGGTAGTCGGGCTGCACGGTGGGGCCGGGCGACGTTTCGATCTCGCCGAAGGCCTTGGTGGCGGCGATGCCGATGAATTCGACGGGCATGGCGGTACTCCGATTCGTGGTGCGGGCCGGGGAGTCGGGCGGTCAGTCGGCGGCGGTGGCGAGGGTGGCGGGCCACGTGTCCGAGTGGTGGCATGCGGCGCCGTGGTCCGCGCCGTGTTCACGGGTGGCCGGATGGGTCCGGCAGGCGTCCGACGCGAAGCGGCAGCGCTGCGTGAACACGCAGGCGCCTTGCGGAGGTTCGCCGGTCCAGGCGGGGCGTGTGCCGGTCGGGCGCAGCAGGGCGGCGCGGTGGCCGGTTCGGGGCCGCACGCTGGGCGCGGACGCGGTGAGCAGTGCGGTGTACGGGTGCAGGGGTGCGCCGAGGACCTGCTCGGACGGGCCGTACTCGACCACGCGGCCGCGGTAGAGCACGGCGATGCGGTCCGCGATTCCGGCGAGCGAGGCGAGGTCGTGTGAGATGACGACCAGGGCGAGGCCGAGGGTGCGGCGCAGTTCGTCGAGCAGCAACAGCACGTGGTTGCGGTTGGACGCGTCCAGGGCGCTGACGGGTTCGTCGGCGATGAGCAGCCGGGGGCGGGTGACGACGGCGCGGGCGAGCGAGACGCGCTGGCGTTGACCGCCGGAGAGCCGTCCCGGCGTGCGGGTGGTGAACTCGGCCGAGAGGCCGACGGATTCGAGGGCTTCGGCCACGCGGCTGTCGCGTTCGGCCCGGTCGGTCAGGCCCCCGACGGTGAGGGGTTCGGCGATGATCTCGCCGACGGTGAGGTCGGGGTCGAGGGAGCGCAGCGGGTCCTGGAACATGTACTGCACGCGTCCGCCGCGCCGGTGTGCGCGCAGTGCCTTGCCGCGCAGCCCGGTGACCGGTGTGCCGTCCACGGTGATCAGGCCGGAGCGTACGGGGGCCAGGCCGACCACGGCGCGCGCGAGCGTGGTCTTGCCCGAGCCGGTTTCGCCGATCACCCCGAGGATCTCTCCGGCCCGGGCGTCGAGGGAGACGTCGTTCAGGACGGGTTCGCCGGCACGGTCGCGGGCGGCGTAGGCGACGGAGAGGCCGCGTACCTCCAGCACCGCGTCGGCGGGGGCGTGCGGCGCGCGGCGCGGCTCGGTCGCGGTGAGGGTCATGCGTCCGCCTCCTGGAGTCGTGGTCCGTTCGTACGCGGTGGGGTGCGGTCGGTTTCGTGGGCCTTTTCGGGTCCGTTGGTCGGTCCGGCGACCGCGGCGGTGAAGGCCGCGGGCAGGGCCGGGTCGTCGGCTCGCGCGCAGCGGACGCGGCGGCCGTCGGGGCGCTGGGTGAGCGGCACCGGTCCTTGTGCGCAGGCGGGGGCGGCGAACGCGCAGCGGTCGGCGAACCGGCATCCGGCGGTGGCCGTGCCGGGTTCCGGCGGGCGGCCGGGGATCACCGCGAGGTCGCGGCGGCTCCAGTCGCCGACGGAGGCGACGCGCAGGAGTGCGGCGGTGTAGGGGTGGGCGGGCGCCGCGATCACGTCGGTGGTGGGGCCGTCCTCGACGATCTCGCCGGCGTAGAAGACCAGGACGCGGTCGCAGACTTCGGCGACGACCGCGAGGTCGTGGGTGACCAGGAGCAGGGCGAGTCGGCGTTCGGTGCGCAGCCGGGCGAGGAGTTCGAGGACTTCGGCCTGGATGACGGTGTCGAGTGCGGTGGTGGCCTCGTCGGCGACGAGGAGTTCGGGTTCGCCGCCGACCGCGATGGCGATCAGGATGCGTTGCAGCATCCCGCCGGAGAGCTCGTGCGGGTAGCGGTGGTAGACGTCGTCGGGCCGGTGGAGGCCGACCGAGGCGAAGAGTTCGATCGCTCGGGTGCGGGCGGCGGCGCGGGTCAGTCCGAGGCGTACGCGGAGGGGTTCGGCGAGTTGCCGGCCGACGGTGATCGAGGGGTTGAGGTAGGAGGCGGGGTCCTGGAAGACGGCGCCGAGCCGGGTGCCTCGGACGCGTTCCCATTGCCGGGCGGTGAGTGCGGTGAGGTCGGTCCCGGCGAGGTCGATGCGGCCCTCGGTCAGTCGGACGCCGGGGGCGGCGACGCCGAGCACGGAGCGGCAGGTCAGTGTCTTGCCGCTGCCGGACTCGCCGACGATGCCGACTGCTTCGCCTTCGTGGACCCGGAAGGACACGTCGCGCACGGCCTCCGTGCGTGCCGCGCCGACGGCGATGTGCAGTCCGTCGACGGTCAGTACCGGGCGCGGTTCCCGCGTGTCGGAGTCATGCGGGCGCGGCACTTCGGGGTGCCCGGTCGGGGTGACGGCGGGCGCGGCGGGAGGTTCAGACGGTGACGGCGGCACGGCGTTCCTCCTTCCGCGGATCGGGTGTGGGGGCCGGAGCCGGGCCGGGCGCGGTGTCGTCGCGGGCGGCGCCGCCGTCGCGGATGGCGTCGGCGAGCAGGTTGAGGGCGCCGACGGTGAGCACGATCATCGTGGCGGGGATGACCGGCGCCCAGGGCTGCTGCGCCAGGTAGCCGAGGTCCGCCGCCAGCATGCCGCCCCAGGTGGGTGCCGGGGGCTGGACGCCGATGCCGAGGAAGGTGAACGAAGTCACCGCCAGCAGGGCGGCGGCGAGGGCCTGAGCGGTCGTGACCGCCACGGTTGGCAGCACCTTCGACCACAGGTGCGTGCGCAGGATCCAGCGCCGTGACGCGCCCATGAGTTCGGCGGCCTGGACGTACTGGGCCTGCATGAGGCCGAGTGCGGCGGCGCGGGTGATGCGGAAGAACAGCGGGGCCAGCAGCACGCCGAGGGCGAGCATCGCCTGGTGCAGGCCGTTGCCGAAGATGCCGATGACCGAGATGACGAAGAGCGTGTACGGCAGCGTCATCAGCGCCTCGACCGCACGCAGCGAGACCCAGGAGAGGGTGCGGCCCAGCCACAGCGACGCGATTCCCGGGACGACGCCGATGAGCATCGCGGTGCCCACGGCCTCCAGGATCCCCACGATCGAGTCGGTGGTGCCGGCCAGGAGTCGGCTGAGGACGTCGCGGCCGAGGTAGTCGGTGCCGAGCAGGTGGTCCGCGCTGGGGCCCTGCAGCATGTTCTCGGGTTTCTGGGCGAGCGGGTCCCGTGGTGCGAGGTTGTCGCCGAAGACGGTGAGCAGGGCGATGAGGGCGAGGATCGGCAGGGCGATTTTGGCGCTGCGCATGCGGGCGGTACGGCGCAGTGTTCTCACGGCCCGGCCTCCTTCGGCGTGGCCGCGCGGTCGCCGCGGCGCGCGGTCGGGGTGAGCGCGAGGAGGGTCGCGTCGACGACGAGGTTGGCGATCAGGACGACCGCGACGGTGACCAGCAGGGTGCCCTGGATGAGCGGGACGTCGTGTTGGGCCGCGGCGTCGAGGGAGAGCTTGGCGAGGCCGGGGAGGTTGAAGATGCTTTCGGTGACCACCGCGCCGCCGATCAGCATCGGCACGCTGATCCCGAGCGTGGTGACGGCGGGTCCGACGGCGTTGCGCAGGGCGTGCCGGAACAGCACGCGCCGCGCGGGCAGTCCGCGCATCACGGCGCCGGTGACGTAGTTCTCGCGCAGGGCGCCGACCAGTGAGGTGCGCAGTTGGCGGGCGATCGCGGCGGCGGCGTCCAGGCTCAGGGCCAGGGCGGGCAGGGCGGCGAAGCGCAGCCACTGGACGGGGTCCTGACCGAACGGCACATAGCCGCCGGACGGGAGCAGCCCGGCCTGTACGGACACCACCGAGATCAGCGCGATGGCGATGACGAAGGCGGGCAGGGTGCTCAGGATCGAGCAGACCGCGGTGATCGTCAGGTCGAGCGGGCCACCGTTGCTGCGGGCGGCAGCGATCCCCGCGGCGCCTCCGAGCACGACGGAGAACAGCAGCGCGAGGCCGGAGATGGACAGCGTCACGGGGAGCGCCGCGGAGATGCTGTCCGACACCGGGATGGTGGTGAACCAGGAGCGTCCCAGGTCGCCGGTGAGGGCGTTGCCCAGCCAGCTCGTGAACTGGACGAACACCGGCCGGTCGAGGCCGAATTCGTGGTTCATGCGGTCGATGTCCTCGGGTGTCGCGGTCTCGCCGAGCACGGCCGCCGCCGGGTTCGTGTCGGCCATCGCGCCGAGGCCGAAGGTGATCGCGGAGGCGATGAGGAAGATCGTCGCCGTGCTGAGCAGCGCTTTGCCCAGAGGGCGTGGGGTGCGCGCGGCGCGTCGGACGAACAGGCGTCCCGCGCCCGCCCATCGCGCGCCGTCGACCGGCAGCACCGACGTCACGACGTGGTCACCCCTTCGAAGCGCTGGACGGCCGTGAAGGCGGGGATCGGCGAGACGCTGCGGTGCCGCGCGAGGATCCGGGGCACGGAGTAGAGGAAGACGTTGGGCATGGTGCGGACCGCGAGCGCGGTGGCGGCCTGCAGGTTGGCCGGGTAGTCGGGCGAGTCCAGGGGTGTCCGGGAGACCTTGTCGACGGCGGCCTTCAGCTCGGGCGGCGTGGTGCGGCCGGGGTTCATCAGGCCCTGCTCGCCGAACAGCACCTGGAAGGCCTGGACCGTGGAGTCGCGGCCGGCGAACTGGTCGATGAACAGCGCCTTGGAGTGCTGGATGTAGACGATCTGGGTGGCCTGCGCCTCGGGGATGACCTCGATGGTGGTCTTGAACCCGACCGCCTTGAGCTGGGCCTGCAGTTGTTCCGGGAGGCCCTGCGACGTGGTGGTCGTGATGGTCAGGTCCACCCCGTCGGGGTGTCCGGCCTGGGCGAGGAGGGCGCGGGCCTTGTCCGGGTCGTACGGGAACAGGTCGGCCGAGCCCGGGTCGTACCCCACATAGCCCTTCGGGAAGGGCTGGTAGGCGACGTCACCGTAACCGAACAGCCCGGTCTTGAGGAGGGCTTGGCGGTCGACGGCGTGCTTGAGCGCCTGGACGACCAGCGGGTTGTCGAAGGGTGCCCTGGTGGAGTTGACGTCCAGCACCGCGACCACGAGGGACGGGATGACCTGGACCTCCAGCCCCGCCGCCTTGGCCGCCTCGACCTGGCTGCCGGGGATCTGCGCGACGTTGTACTGCCCGGACTGGAGCGCCCCGACCACCGTGGCGGGGTCCGGCAGTGGGTAGACCTCGAAGTTGTCCACCTTGATGGAGGCCGCGTCCCAGTAGGTCGGGTTGCGCTTGAGCGCGGCCTTGGCGTTCTGGGTATACGAGGTGAGCGTGTACGGTCCCGCGCCCGCGGGGCGGGTGGCCAGGCCCGCGGGGTCGCTCTCGAACGCCTTCGGGTTGACGATCATCCCGGTCTTGCCGGCGAGCAGGTTGGGCAGTTGGTAATCGGGCTTGTTGAGGTTGATCACGACGGTCAGCGGGTCGGGCGCGGCGACGTCCGCGACGCTCGTCAACTGCGGCGCGACCAGGGACTTCGGCTCGCTTCGGCCTCGGTCCAGGCTCTTCTTGACGGCGGTCGCGTCCAGCGGCGAGCCGTCGGAGAACGTGAGCCCGGGGCGCAGTGTGAAGGTGACGGAGGTGCCGTCGGGGCTGTACTTCCAGCCGGTCGCGAGCGCCGCGACGGCGTCGCCCTTCTCGTTGAGTTTGGTCAGGCCCGCGTAGACCAGCGAGAGATCGTGCACGTCCCAGCCCGCGGAGGAGAAGACCGGGTCCCACGACGTGGGAAGCGCCCAGCCCCACTTGATCG is from Yinghuangia sp. ASG 101 and encodes:
- a CDS encoding LLM class flavin-dependent oxidoreductase, with amino-acid sequence MPVEFIGMIGTTEVSETRPPAGPVVDPDYTRRFARAHEDAGFDRILIGYGSSAPEGGQVAAHVAAHTEKLGLLLAHRPGFVAPTLAARTFATLDQFSGGRLAVHIITGGHDAEQRRDGDYLPKDERYARTDDYLDVLTKAWTSDEPFDHDGPHYRLADFHSDVRPVQQPRIPVYFGGSSEAAYRVGAKHADVFALWGEPLAETAEQIASVRAAAAAAGRARPPRISVSFRPILGRTDEEAWERAHAILRTIQERGHSAGSAVGKRPLLPVGPNARPQNVGSQRLLAAAAKADRHDRALWTAPAAATGAAGNSTALVGSPETVAQALLDYVDIGVTTLLIRGYDPLPDVVDYGRDLLPLVRQEVARRDRAATGPSSEEPVGPADAAAAPATPVALGSSR
- a CDS encoding ABC transporter permease; protein product: MRTLRRTARMRSAKIALPILALIALLTVFGDNLAPRDPLAQKPENMLQGPSADHLLGTDYLGRDVLSRLLAGTTDSIVGILEAVGTAMLIGVVPGIASLWLGRTLSWVSLRAVEALMTLPYTLFVISVIGIFGNGLHQAMLALGVLLAPLFFRITRAAALGLMQAQYVQAAELMGASRRWILRTHLWSKVLPTVAVTTAQALAAALLAVTSFTFLGIGVQPPAPTWGGMLAADLGYLAQQPWAPVIPATMIVLTVGALNLLADAIRDGGAARDDTAPGPAPAPTPDPRKEERRAAVTV
- a CDS encoding acyl-CoA dehydrogenase family protein; protein product: MTSPPSTPPHHAADRDAAPRPRHGPGLDPPSDAATPVAAPDPTGPADLAPPSWTELGSVTAALAQRAAQHDQDASLPHDGIRHVYRAGLLTATVGTAFGGPGGGLADTVRILRTLGAGDPAVALITAMTLFTHAAQARKPHWPPALYAELVADSADRPTLLNALRVEPELGSPARGGLPATTARHRTDHWELTGHKIFSTGAAALRWMLVWARTDEDPTRVGTFLVRTDSPGIDVRPTWDHLGLRASRSDDVVFDAVRVPLDHNTGLLAPGDDPGRDVVTGAWNCLGLTALYLGVARAAQEWLTGFLHERVPTALGAPLATLPRFQTAVGEIDVALGAAERLVAALAEGVDAAEPGAAEQSAGAKVIGTRAAIGAVEQAVALLGNNALSRANPLQRHLRDVLCSRIHTPQDDTVLLATGQAALRRPARSTPAPRTPARPTQPTKGQ
- a CDS encoding ABC transporter permease, with the protein product MTSVLPVDGARWAGAGRLFVRRAARTPRPLGKALLSTATIFLIASAITFGLGAMADTNPAAAVLGETATPEDIDRMNHEFGLDRPVFVQFTSWLGNALTGDLGRSWFTTIPVSDSISAALPVTLSISGLALLFSVVLGGAAGIAAARSNGGPLDLTITAVCSILSTLPAFVIAIALISVVSVQAGLLPSGGYVPFGQDPVQWLRFAALPALALSLDAAAAIARQLRTSLVGALRENYVTGAVMRGLPARRVLFRHALRNAVGPAVTTLGISVPMLIGGAVVTESIFNLPGLAKLSLDAAAQHDVPLIQGTLLVTVAVVLIANLVVDATLLALTPTARRGDRAATPKEAGP
- a CDS encoding LLM class flavin-dependent oxidoreductase, which translates into the protein MPVEFIGIAATKAFGEIETSPGPTVQPDYLRAIALAHEESGFDRVLVAHSSASPDGFVVADQILTHTTRLGVLLAHRPGFVSPTLAARKFATLDAFHPGRVALHVITGGDDADQARDGDLSDKQTRYRRTDDFLQVVRKTWESAEPFDHTGEFYTVRGALSGVRPEKPIPVYFGGASDDAVRVGGRHADVYAFWGEPLAGIAERIRQVRAAAEPYGRSPGFSVSLRPIPAETEAAAWERAADILRLTRERVGELRREFNLDSSAQEGSRRLLGYAAQGDVHDKRLWTAVAKATGAAGNSTALVGSYEQVAESLLDYTALGVGTLLIRGFDALADARDYGRLVTLVREQTDRGALAGVAGA
- a CDS encoding ABC transporter ATP-binding protein; this encodes MTLTATEPRRAPHAPADAVLEVRGLSVAYAARDRAGEPVLNDVSLDARAGEILGVIGETGSGKTTLARAVVGLAPVRSGLITVDGTPVTGLRGKALRAHRRGGRVQYMFQDPLRSLDPDLTVGEIIAEPLTVGGLTDRAERDSRVAEALESVGLSAEFTTRTPGRLSGGQRQRVSLARAVVTRPRLLIADEPVSALDASNRNHVLLLLDELRRTLGLALVVISHDLASLAGIADRIAVLYRGRVVEYGPSEQVLGAPLHPYTALLTASAPSVRPRTGHRAALLRPTGTRPAWTGEPPQGACVFTQRCRFASDACRTHPATREHGADHGAACHHSDTWPATLATAAD
- a CDS encoding molybdopterin-dependent oxidoreductase, which codes for MSTTAPTTSHWGAFRVRRTERGGIDVLPHPDDPAPSPLQGGVAGALDHPRVRRPAVRRGRLDNGRGPTTARGTEPFVEVEWDHTLDLAAAELARLRREHGNQAPFGGSSGSPTGPEAIASTTTRTSEGCAGRSAARTP
- a CDS encoding ABC transporter substrate-binding protein, with translation MNASRSSASALSRRSFLGFGLGAGAALTLAACGGGSTAGGAAGGGTIKWGWALPTSWDPVFSSAGWDVHDLSLVYAGLTKLNEKGDAVAALATGWKYSPDGTSVTFTLRPGLTFSDGSPLDATAVKKSLDRGRSEPKSLVAPQLTSVADVAAPDPLTVVINLNKPDYQLPNLLAGKTGMIVNPKAFESDPAGLATRPAGAGPYTLTSYTQNAKAALKRNPTYWDAASIKVDNFEVYPLPDPATVVGALQSGQYNVAQIPGSQVEAAKAAGLEVQVIPSLVVAVLDVNSTRAPFDNPLVVQALKHAVDRQALLKTGLFGYGDVAYQPFPKGYVGYDPGSADLFPYDPDKARALLAQAGHPDGVDLTITTTTSQGLPEQLQAQLKAVGFKTTIEVIPEAQATQIVYIQHSKALFIDQFAGRDSTVQAFQVLFGEQGLMNPGRTTPPELKAAVDKVSRTPLDSPDYPANLQAATALAVRTMPNVFLYSVPRILARHRSVSPIPAFTAVQRFEGVTTS
- a CDS encoding ABC transporter ATP-binding protein; translated protein: MPPSPSEPPAAPAVTPTGHPEVPRPHDSDTREPRPVLTVDGLHIAVGAARTEAVRDVSFRVHEGEAVGIVGESGSGKTLTCRSVLGVAAPGVRLTEGRIDLAGTDLTALTARQWERVRGTRLGAVFQDPASYLNPSITVGRQLAEPLRVRLGLTRAAARTRAIELFASVGLHRPDDVYHRYPHELSGGMLQRILIAIAVGGEPELLVADEATTALDTVIQAEVLELLARLRTERRLALLLVTHDLAVVAEVCDRVLVFYAGEIVEDGPTTDVIAAPAHPYTAALLRVASVGDWSRRDLAVIPGRPPEPGTATAGCRFADRCAFAAPACAQGPVPLTQRPDGRRVRCARADDPALPAAFTAAVAGPTNGPEKAHETDRTPPRTNGPRLQEADA